A single genomic interval of Halobacillus halophilus DSM 2266 harbors:
- a CDS encoding PH domain-containing protein gives MWREPAQRISERALSLWRVYGAIQAGVTLLVSIAVGGAVYFWGWPEWLLAIAAGIILMELILSVWLIPDLRWKRWRYEVTEQDIELQHGIFIIQRTLVPMVRVQHVDTEQGPLLRKYRLSTISISTAATVHKIPALDEQEAEELRRSISSLARVAEDDV, from the coding sequence ATGTGGAGAGAACCGGCACAGCGGATTTCTGAACGAGCGCTGTCCTTATGGCGGGTCTACGGAGCTATCCAGGCAGGCGTGACACTTCTTGTCAGTATAGCAGTCGGAGGCGCCGTCTATTTCTGGGGGTGGCCTGAATGGCTGCTTGCGATTGCAGCTGGGATTATATTAATGGAGTTGATTCTCTCGGTATGGTTAATACCTGACCTGAGGTGGAAACGTTGGCGGTATGAAGTGACAGAACAGGATATTGAGCTTCAGCACGGAATTTTTATCATTCAGAGAACACTCGTGCCGATGGTCCGTGTTCAGCATGTGGATACGGAACAGGGGCCGTTACTTAGAAAATATCGTCTGTCAACGATCAGCATTTCGACAGCGGCAACGGTACATAAAATTCCTGCTCTTGATGAACAGGAGGCAGAGGAACTTAGACGTTCGATATCTTCTTTAGCAAGGGTGGCTGAGGATGATGTATGA
- a CDS encoding PH domain-containing protein, which translates to MYEPKRLHPVSAVINFVKGLKDSALPIIALIFLNGNIFSGEVEWIPLLITVGFLLLVLGGGIIRWLRFTYRVEQGELRIEHGLILRKKRYIPFHRIQSLDFSEGIFHRPFNLVKVSIETAGSSDLQKAEAELTAIKREDADELETIISREKNKRTIEEEGMEEDRVVSSREKVYEMKMRDIVVMAITSGGAGVVLSGVGVFASQITEVLPLGTIYDEFLAWLRIGVLVVAFAAFVILLIAYGISILLTIFRYANFSVFLDADDLVITRGWLEKKQMTIPLNRIQGLRIDENLIRQPLGYASVTLVSAGGAMQQGAEHQLRLLPLIKKKEIEKVLHQMISDYELDVEWNRPPTRSKRRYMLRHSWFAWVAVIPLSIYLFPYGLLAIIAALAFTGIGFLAYKDAGWNLSDQQLTLKSRFINKQTFVMKRKRIQSSAVTQTILQKRVDLESIRVTLKSGVGGAVARCLYLDQQDTRQMMDWYRPNDTVEKRSDL; encoded by the coding sequence ATGTATGAACCCAAGCGACTTCACCCAGTATCTGCGGTTATTAATTTTGTAAAAGGATTAAAAGATTCTGCTCTTCCTATTATCGCGCTCATCTTCCTGAACGGTAATATATTCAGTGGGGAAGTAGAGTGGATCCCTCTTTTAATAACGGTCGGTTTTCTGCTATTAGTGTTAGGCGGAGGGATAATCCGTTGGCTCCGTTTCACTTATAGAGTAGAGCAGGGAGAACTGAGGATTGAGCATGGTTTAATTCTAAGGAAAAAGCGTTATATTCCTTTTCATCGTATCCAAAGCCTGGATTTCTCTGAAGGGATCTTTCACCGTCCTTTTAACCTGGTGAAGGTATCCATTGAAACAGCCGGCTCAAGTGATCTTCAGAAAGCAGAGGCAGAACTTACGGCGATCAAGCGAGAAGATGCTGATGAATTAGAAACTATTATTTCAAGAGAAAAAAACAAGCGTACCATTGAGGAAGAAGGCATGGAAGAAGACCGTGTGGTTTCTTCCAGGGAAAAGGTATATGAGATGAAAATGAGAGACATTGTTGTAATGGCTATTACTTCAGGAGGAGCCGGAGTCGTGTTATCAGGAGTGGGAGTGTTTGCCTCCCAGATTACAGAAGTTCTGCCGCTGGGCACGATTTATGATGAGTTCCTTGCCTGGCTTCGCATCGGAGTTCTGGTAGTCGCATTCGCTGCATTTGTTATTTTGTTGATTGCCTATGGCATATCGATCCTGCTCACCATATTCCGCTATGCAAACTTCAGCGTTTTTCTTGATGCGGATGACCTGGTGATTACACGGGGATGGCTTGAGAAAAAACAAATGACTATTCCTTTAAACCGGATTCAAGGTCTTAGAATTGATGAGAATTTAATCCGGCAGCCGCTTGGCTATGCCTCGGTCACGCTGGTTAGTGCAGGTGGAGCCATGCAGCAAGGTGCCGAGCATCAGCTTCGACTTCTTCCATTGATTAAAAAGAAAGAGATCGAAAAAGTATTGCATCAGATGATTAGTGATTATGAGCTGGACGTAGAGTGGAATCGGCCGCCGACCAGATCTAAACGCCGCTATATGCTTCGTCATTCGTGGTTCGCCTGGGTGGCTGTCATTCCGCTAAGTATTTACCTATTCCCATATGGCCTGCTCGCGATCATCGCTGCGCTTGCGTTTACAGGTATAGGTTTCCTAGCCTATAAAGATGCGGGGTGGAACTTGTCTGATCAGCAATTGACGCTGAAGAGCCGCTTCATTAATAAGCAGACGTTTGTTATGAAAAGGAAACGGATCCAGTCGTCTGCCGTTACTCAGACCATCCTTCAGAAGCGGGTGGATCTGGAAAGTATACGTGTAACTTTGAAATCGGGTGTCGGTGGGGCCGTTGCACGCTGTCTTTATTTAGATCAGCAAGACACCCGGCAGATGATGGACTGGTATCGTCCGAATGACACAGTTGAAAAAAGGTCTGACCTCTAG
- a CDS encoding NCS2 family permease — MKKLFKLEENHTNVKTELLAGVTTFLTMVYIVVVNPGILEAAGVPFEQVFMATIIAAIVGTLIMAFAANYPIAIAPGMGMNAYFVTEVIQQDVSYSVILGTVFLAGILFVILSLTKLRETLITAIPASLKYGITSGIGLFIAFLGLRMSGIIVASEETLVTLGDLTAPGTLLTIGGLFITLILIARNVTGGLFVGMVITAVVGYFTGQLEIGGVMSVPPTPVFWDMDIAGVFTNSLYTVIFAFLLVTIFDTTGTMVGVAEQAGFIRKDGSLPRARAALMADASATTVGAMFGTSPSSAYIESSSGVAAGGRTGLTTVVVAGLFLLSMFFAPLVGAVSGLPAITAPVLIIVGCFMMEGLAKVNWTSFDDAFPAFIIILTMPLTSSIATGIALGFITYPVLKLVMGKGKQVHWILYVFAVIFILQMTFFPGH; from the coding sequence ATGAAGAAATTATTTAAATTAGAAGAAAACCATACGAATGTAAAAACTGAATTATTAGCTGGGGTTACCACGTTTCTCACGATGGTCTATATCGTAGTGGTGAATCCGGGAATATTGGAAGCGGCTGGTGTGCCATTCGAACAAGTATTCATGGCGACGATAATAGCTGCTATTGTCGGAACATTAATCATGGCCTTTGCGGCCAACTATCCGATTGCCATCGCTCCTGGCATGGGGATGAACGCTTATTTCGTAACGGAGGTCATTCAACAGGATGTTAGTTACTCCGTCATCCTTGGGACTGTGTTTTTAGCAGGTATTCTCTTTGTCATTCTTAGTCTGACAAAACTTCGTGAAACCTTAATTACCGCTATACCTGCTTCCTTAAAATATGGAATTACATCAGGAATTGGTTTATTTATTGCCTTTTTAGGGCTTCGCATGTCAGGGATCATCGTAGCAAGTGAAGAAACGCTCGTGACGCTTGGAGATCTGACTGCCCCGGGTACATTGTTGACCATTGGTGGTTTGTTCATCACCTTGATCCTTATTGCCCGTAACGTTACAGGTGGATTATTTGTAGGAATGGTGATTACCGCAGTGGTTGGATACTTTACAGGTCAACTTGAGATCGGTGGAGTCATGTCTGTACCGCCAACTCCTGTATTCTGGGATATGGATATTGCCGGAGTATTCACCAATAGTTTATATACGGTTATTTTTGCGTTCTTGCTCGTTACGATTTTTGATACGACAGGTACCATGGTTGGGGTCGCTGAGCAGGCCGGGTTCATACGTAAAGATGGCAGTCTGCCCCGGGCAAGAGCAGCGTTGATGGCTGATGCTTCCGCAACTACAGTGGGCGCCATGTTCGGAACCAGTCCATCATCTGCTTACATTGAATCTTCCTCCGGAGTGGCTGCGGGCGGAAGGACTGGCCTGACAACAGTAGTTGTCGCTGGTTTATTCCTGCTTTCCATGTTCTTTGCCCCGCTTGTTGGAGCTGTTTCAGGACTTCCTGCAATTACAGCACCGGTACTGATTATCGTCGGGTGTTTTATGATGGAAGGTCTGGCTAAAGTAAACTGGACATCCTTTGATGATGCCTTCCCTGCTTTTATTATTATTCTGACTATGCCGCTGACGTCCAGTATAGCTACTGGGATTGCGCTTGGATTCATTACGTATCCTGTTTTGAAACTGGTTATGGGGAAAGGAAAACAAGTACACTGGATTCTCTATGTGTTTGCAGTCATCTTTATCCTGCAAATGACCTTTTTCCCAGGGCATTAA
- a CDS encoding spore germination protein — MGFLRKLLGNRDKIEDSSNKGQDQQPKQPSSKKLSENVEYLLNEFKRTDDLKIRAMNNGQAVLMYFEPLVDQEKIQQNIFTPLEMGHVEHISEIPNARSSENLEEMIPTLLRGHAIYMENGCSTITRFNVTSVFNRNVEEPQNEKIVRGSHDGFIENLMINLNLVRKKVEHRDLVVKYFKVGKKTNTNIAIVYMDGIADPEIIQKMEKRIKSISVDMIQSPGYLEEFIEDNPYSPFPQMLNTERPDRVVANIMEGRIALMAEGSPTALIAPSTFFMFYQASDDYNARWYTGTFVRLVRLASFIIAIGMPAFYIAIISFHYEVLPDELLLPVKSSINEIAYPPLLEALIMVVIIELIRESGIRLPSPVGQTIGIVGGLVIGDAVVRAGLVSNLMVIVVALTAIASYVVPSNELSTTLRLMTFPLIFLAGTFGFVGIVFGFLFLTIHLTRLESFGVPYFAPVAPLNISDLKDTFVRLPLFMMKKRPKDAHPLQEKAMGESREWVQHEQDNTEN; from the coding sequence ATGGGATTTCTAAGAAAATTACTAGGAAATAGAGATAAAATTGAGGATTCGAGCAATAAAGGTCAAGACCAACAACCAAAACAACCGAGCTCTAAAAAATTGTCGGAAAACGTAGAGTATCTATTAAATGAATTTAAGAGAACCGATGATTTGAAAATAAGAGCCATGAATAATGGACAGGCGGTTCTTATGTACTTTGAGCCACTTGTGGATCAGGAGAAAATCCAGCAGAATATTTTTACCCCTCTTGAAATGGGGCATGTCGAACATATATCAGAAATCCCGAACGCCAGAAGCTCTGAAAATCTGGAAGAGATGATTCCTACGCTGCTGCGCGGCCACGCAATTTATATGGAAAATGGTTGTTCCACCATCACACGTTTTAATGTGACTTCGGTGTTTAACCGAAACGTGGAAGAACCTCAAAATGAAAAAATCGTGCGTGGTTCGCATGATGGATTTATTGAAAATCTAATGATTAATTTGAACCTTGTTCGGAAGAAGGTTGAACACCGTGATCTGGTGGTCAAATATTTCAAGGTTGGAAAGAAAACGAATACCAATATTGCCATCGTTTATATGGATGGGATTGCGGATCCGGAGATTATTCAAAAGATGGAGAAACGTATTAAATCGATCAGTGTGGACATGATTCAGAGTCCTGGGTATCTAGAGGAATTCATTGAGGATAATCCGTATTCTCCTTTTCCACAGATGCTGAATACAGAACGTCCTGATCGGGTTGTAGCTAATATTATGGAAGGCCGCATTGCTCTGATGGCTGAAGGCAGCCCGACGGCATTAATTGCACCTTCGACATTTTTTATGTTTTATCAGGCTTCAGATGACTATAATGCCAGATGGTACACGGGTACTTTTGTCCGACTTGTCCGGCTTGCGAGTTTTATCATAGCGATTGGAATGCCAGCTTTTTATATTGCTATTATCAGCTTTCACTATGAAGTGCTCCCAGATGAACTGCTGCTCCCTGTAAAAAGCTCCATCAATGAAATTGCTTATCCTCCGTTACTGGAGGCCTTAATTATGGTCGTCATTATTGAATTAATACGAGAATCAGGGATCCGGCTTCCGTCGCCTGTTGGACAGACGATAGGGATTGTGGGAGGTCTTGTAATCGGGGACGCTGTTGTACGGGCAGGACTTGTATCCAATTTGATGGTTATCGTAGTGGCTCTGACAGCGATTGCCTCATATGTAGTTCCTTCGAACGAATTAAGTACCACCCTGAGGTTGATGACCTTTCCATTGATTTTCCTGGCCGGTACGTTTGGTTTCGTAGGAATTGTGTTTGGCTTCCTATTTTTAACGATCCATTTAACCAGACTGGAATCTTTTGGAGTTCCTTACTTTGCACCAGTAGCGCCGCTGAATATTAGCGACTTGAAAGACACCTTTGTCAGGCTTCCTTTGTTTATGATGAAGAAGCGGCCAAAAGATGCCCATCCGTTACAAGAAAAAGCTATGGGGGAGTCAAGAGAGTGGGTGCAGCATGAGCAAGACAACACTGAAAACTAA
- a CDS encoding Ger(x)C family spore germination protein, whose product MKRKSICILTCLVLLTGCWDTRQFKDVKLVLSIGYDQNEDGTLTETVSIPTVKRSTEGPTSETIQILTTEGKTPREARDHTDQMIANTFDPSKAKVILMGEELAENSIQPIFDQFYRNPNNNLNAYIAVVEGKAEDAIRMTPINESSVSKYISGLLEGQVAATHSTGENIEVLHGELLEPGIDFAVPLLSVDTEQNLLNFQGLALFHKDAYTGKFIPNHQTTLLMLLEGIRGKIASFTLKVTDEEENAIRNYLTFRVMRNKQDMKVKVENDQVTADITMKLKVRVVEYPRDHLTSKKTIKELNKKLSDLLTEQAEGIIATVQEANSDVFQIGRHVHSYHPDYWGKVKWEEEFPNITITPKVEVDIVQYGVIS is encoded by the coding sequence ATGAAGAGGAAATCGATATGCATCTTAACATGTCTTGTGTTATTAACCGGCTGTTGGGATACGCGACAATTTAAAGATGTAAAACTGGTACTCTCGATTGGGTACGATCAAAATGAAGACGGAACTCTTACAGAGACCGTTTCCATTCCAACCGTAAAAAGAAGTACAGAAGGTCCAACCAGCGAAACGATTCAAATTCTTACAACGGAAGGTAAAACTCCCAGGGAGGCTAGGGACCATACGGACCAGATGATAGCTAACACATTTGATCCTTCCAAAGCCAAAGTAATATTAATGGGAGAAGAATTAGCTGAAAATTCGATTCAGCCGATTTTTGACCAGTTTTATCGTAATCCTAACAACAATTTAAATGCCTATATCGCCGTGGTGGAAGGAAAAGCAGAGGACGCGATTCGGATGACTCCTATCAATGAATCCAGTGTAAGTAAGTATATTAGTGGTCTCCTGGAAGGACAGGTCGCGGCAACTCACTCTACTGGAGAGAATATCGAAGTTCTGCATGGGGAACTGCTCGAGCCGGGAATCGATTTCGCGGTGCCTCTGTTAAGTGTAGACACAGAACAGAATCTATTGAACTTTCAAGGTCTGGCTTTGTTTCATAAGGATGCTTATACTGGTAAATTTATCCCAAATCATCAAACAACTCTGCTTATGTTATTGGAGGGAATAAGAGGTAAGATCGCTAGCTTTACCTTAAAGGTAACCGACGAAGAGGAAAATGCGATAAGAAACTACCTTACCTTCCGGGTGATGAGGAACAAGCAGGATATGAAAGTAAAGGTAGAAAACGATCAAGTTACGGCTGATATTACTATGAAACTTAAGGTAAGAGTTGTTGAATATCCAAGAGACCACTTAACCTCTAAGAAAACAATTAAAGAGCTAAATAAGAAATTGTCAGATCTGCTGACCGAACAGGCTGAGGGAATAATAGCCACTGTGCAAGAGGCTAACAGTGATGTTTTCCAAATCGGACGACATGTGCATTCATACCACCCCGATTATTGGGGAAAAGTTAAATGGGAAGAAGAGTTTCCTAATATTACGATCACTCCAAAAGTGGAAGTGGATATTGTTCAATATGGCGTAATTAGTTAA
- the safA gene encoding SafA/ExsA family spore coat assembly protein, whose translation MKTWLWIGVLLLSAVMFMQSPQPTQAATDTYVVKSGDTLWKISKRYQIGLSEIINANSQFNNPDLIYPGDRVTIPLKRQVKSTEQQVIDLTNQERAQQGLPALKENWQLSRVARYKSRDMANKGYFSHNSPTYGSPFDMMREFNVSYRKAAENIAAGQSTPEQVVNGWMNSPGHRKNILDPNLKQIGVGYANGGSYGHYWTQMFITQ comes from the coding sequence ATGAAAACATGGTTATGGATAGGTGTCCTTTTATTATCAGCTGTTATGTTTATGCAAAGTCCTCAGCCTACTCAGGCTGCCACAGACACTTACGTGGTTAAGAGTGGCGATACATTATGGAAAATATCCAAGCGTTATCAAATTGGTCTCTCAGAGATTATAAACGCCAACTCACAGTTTAATAATCCAGATTTAATCTACCCTGGAGACCGAGTAACGATTCCGCTAAAAAGACAAGTGAAGTCAACGGAGCAGCAGGTCATTGATTTAACGAATCAAGAGCGCGCTCAACAAGGGTTGCCTGCTTTAAAAGAAAATTGGCAGCTTTCCCGTGTGGCTCGTTATAAGTCCAGAGATATGGCGAATAAGGGATATTTTTCACATAACTCCCCGACATACGGCTCTCCCTTTGATATGATGAGAGAGTTTAATGTCTCGTATCGTAAAGCAGCGGAAAACATTGCTGCCGGTCAGAGTACGCCAGAACAAGTGGTAAATGGCTGGATGAACAGCCCTGGGCACAGAAAAAATATTCTCGATCCGAACTTGAAGCAGATCGGTGTGGGGTATGCTAACGGCGGAAGCTATGGGCATTACTGGACCCAAATGTTTATTACTCAGTAG
- a CDS encoding NupC/NupG family nucleoside CNT transporter, giving the protein MGVLLGIAAVAVILGIAFLMSNDRKNINYKGVGIMLAVQLVLTAFMFNTTVGQQIIKGISWVFNRLIEYGTEGVNFVLGGVEVGENGVFFFNVLLLIIFFATILSVLTYLKILPFIIKYLGWGLSKITGLPKVESFNAVNSIFFGQSEALIAIKSQFHNLNDNRLYIVSASAMGSVSASIVGAYLGILPDEYILVALPLNMFSALIVSSIIAPVNVPKEDDEVDIQDVSNAKSFFEAMGNGALDGGKIALIVASMLIAFIASLELANAVFGAIFGGFTLQQLLGYIIAPIGLLMGIPAAEVVDAGAIMGTKIVTNEFVAMLEFQGMLENVSEKTVGIVTVFLTSFANFSSIGIIAGTVQGIDAEKGGRVSGFGLKLLIGATLGSMLSATIAGIFL; this is encoded by the coding sequence ATAGGGGTATTATTAGGGATTGCAGCTGTTGCCGTTATCTTAGGCATTGCGTTTCTTATGTCCAATGACCGTAAGAACATCAATTATAAGGGTGTAGGAATCATGCTGGCCGTTCAGCTAGTTCTTACAGCATTTATGTTCAATACTACGGTGGGGCAGCAAATTATTAAAGGGATATCATGGGTGTTCAACCGTTTAATTGAGTACGGAACAGAAGGGGTTAACTTCGTTCTTGGTGGTGTAGAAGTAGGAGAGAACGGGGTGTTCTTCTTTAATGTACTGTTGCTTATTATATTCTTCGCAACCATTCTTTCAGTATTAACGTATTTGAAGATTCTGCCTTTCATCATTAAATATTTGGGCTGGGGCTTATCAAAGATTACAGGTCTTCCAAAAGTAGAATCCTTCAACGCTGTAAATAGTATTTTCTTTGGACAATCAGAAGCACTTATTGCGATTAAATCACAGTTCCATAATTTAAATGACAACCGTCTTTACATTGTCAGTGCATCAGCTATGGGATCCGTTTCTGCTTCAATTGTGGGAGCCTATCTGGGAATACTTCCAGATGAGTATATCCTGGTCGCTCTTCCGTTAAACATGTTTAGTGCACTAATTGTGTCTTCCATTATTGCACCGGTTAATGTTCCTAAAGAAGATGATGAAGTAGATATCCAGGACGTTTCCAATGCGAAAAGTTTTTTCGAAGCGATGGGGAATGGAGCGCTTGATGGCGGTAAAATTGCTCTAATTGTTGCTTCCATGCTTATTGCGTTTATTGCTTCTCTTGAGCTTGCTAATGCCGTCTTTGGTGCTATCTTTGGTGGCTTTACACTTCAGCAGCTGCTTGGTTATATTATTGCTCCAATCGGCTTGCTTATGGGTATTCCAGCGGCAGAAGTTGTCGATGCTGGTGCCATTATGGGTACGAAGATTGTAACGAATGAATTCGTAGCGATGCTTGAATTCCAGGGAATGCTTGAAAATGTATCCGAAAAAACAGTCGGAATCGTAACTGTATTCCTGACCAGTTTCGCTAACTTCTCAAGTATTGGAATCATCGCAGGTACTGTTCAGGGAATTGACGCTGAAAAAGGTGGCCGAGTATCCGGTTTCGGTCTGAAACTCCTAATCGGTGCTACCCTTGGTTCCATGCTTTCTGCAACAATTGCCGGTATCTTCTTATAA
- a CDS encoding aldehyde dehydrogenase family protein has translation MVKSYKLYINGEWIDTDDKLEVLNKYTQETYAEVAKASEKEVNQAVEAAQKAFKNNQMSPYKRYEILKRVSELLLENKEELAQNMTMEAGKPLKQTRTEIDRASQTVELSAEEAKRVHGEGVPVEAAPGSENRMAFTIKVPVGVVGAISPFNFPINLVAHKIAPAIAAGNAVVLKPTSKTPISALKLAELFEEAGLPKGFLNVVVGSGSTVGNQMMEDSRINMYTFTGSAKVGLKLKQNTGLNKLILELGNNSPVIVDKEADVDAAAANIAAKSFAFAGQVCISVQRIYVHEEVKEEFQNKLVDAIKDLNVGDPNDPETDVGPMISEEEAKRAESWIEEAKDAGADVFYGGEREGALLKPTVMTNVTNDMKVVCEEIFAPVVSMIPFSNMEECINEVNQSQYGLQGGIFTQNLDTAFYAAKNVEVGGLMINDSSQYRVDLMPYGGVKSSGWGKEGPKYSIDEMTEERLVVMNLAQK, from the coding sequence ATGGTAAAAAGCTATAAACTTTATATTAATGGAGAATGGATCGATACGGATGATAAATTAGAAGTACTTAATAAATATACTCAGGAAACGTATGCAGAAGTTGCAAAAGCTTCTGAAAAAGAAGTGAACCAGGCGGTTGAGGCAGCGCAGAAGGCGTTTAAAAATAACCAGATGAGCCCCTATAAACGTTACGAAATCTTAAAGCGGGTTAGTGAACTGCTCCTCGAAAATAAAGAAGAACTAGCTCAGAATATGACTATGGAAGCCGGAAAGCCGTTGAAACAGACACGCACCGAAATTGACCGAGCTTCTCAAACGGTCGAGCTATCGGCAGAAGAAGCAAAACGTGTACACGGGGAAGGCGTTCCAGTGGAAGCAGCGCCGGGTTCAGAGAATCGAATGGCATTTACCATTAAAGTGCCTGTCGGTGTGGTTGGAGCGATTAGCCCGTTCAACTTTCCAATTAATCTGGTGGCTCACAAAATAGCACCAGCTATTGCCGCCGGAAATGCGGTCGTCTTAAAACCAACGAGTAAGACTCCGATTTCTGCTCTAAAACTGGCAGAGTTATTTGAAGAGGCTGGACTTCCAAAAGGTTTCTTGAATGTAGTGGTCGGATCCGGCTCTACTGTAGGAAATCAAATGATGGAAGATTCAAGAATCAATATGTACACCTTTACCGGAAGTGCCAAAGTTGGCCTCAAGTTGAAGCAGAATACTGGTTTAAATAAATTGATTTTAGAACTTGGAAACAACTCGCCTGTTATCGTAGATAAAGAAGCGGATGTGGATGCAGCAGCTGCTAATATTGCTGCCAAGAGTTTTGCTTTTGCTGGACAGGTTTGTATTTCTGTACAGCGTATCTACGTCCATGAAGAAGTAAAAGAAGAGTTCCAAAATAAATTAGTAGATGCGATTAAAGATCTTAATGTAGGGGATCCGAACGATCCGGAAACAGACGTTGGACCAATGATTAGTGAGGAAGAAGCCAAAAGGGCGGAAAGCTGGATCGAAGAAGCAAAAGATGCAGGCGCTGATGTCTTTTATGGCGGTGAAAGAGAAGGGGCTTTACTAAAACCAACGGTCATGACCAATGTGACAAACGATATGAAAGTTGTGTGTGAGGAGATATTTGCACCTGTCGTATCCATGATTCCTTTTTCCAATATGGAAGAATGCATTAACGAAGTGAATCAGTCTCAGTATGGACTGCAGGGCGGTATATTCACTCAAAACCTTGATACAGCTTTCTATGCCGCTAAAAACGTTGAGGTTGGCGGACTTATGATTAATGATTCTTCTCAATATCGTGTTGACCTCATGCCTTATGGCGGCGTGAAATCAAGCGGATGGGGCAAAGAAGGTCCGAAATACAGCATCGATGAAATGACAGAAGAACGATTAGTCGTAATGAACTTAGCTCAAAAGTAA
- a CDS encoding MATE family efflux transporter — translation MYQTYTLKEKIKLFSTILFPILITQIGMYAMNFFDTVMAGQAGPDELAGVAIGSSIWMPVFTGLNGILMAISPIVAQLKGARREKEIPFSVKQGVYLAVLLAVLIGSIGFFLLDPILSLMNIEPSVRYVAKYYLITLGIGIIPLFIFNILRSFVDALGLTRISMGIILLTLPTNILFNYVFIFGKWGAPELGGVGAGVASALTYLVSFILIVLTIHKLHPLRHYRIFRGWIVPSLKEWWAQLKIGVPIGFAIFFETSIFAAVTFFMTAYDTNTIAAHQAAINFASFLYMMPLSIAFTLTIAVGFEAGAGRFTDARSYSYLGIGTAVAMSVVAGLVLYLMDDSVARLYSSNETVIELTKNFIFFAIFFQLSDAFGAPIQGVLRGYKDVNITLVMAFISYWVIGLPSGYLLANYTSLGPYGYWMSLIIGLTVGAIALLFRMLSLQRKNIVKKQPA, via the coding sequence ATGTATCAAACCTATACCCTTAAAGAAAAAATAAAATTATTCTCCACAATACTGTTCCCTATTCTAATCACCCAAATTGGCATGTATGCGATGAATTTCTTTGATACGGTGATGGCCGGTCAGGCAGGCCCGGATGAATTAGCAGGGGTAGCGATTGGATCCAGCATATGGATGCCCGTCTTTACAGGACTAAACGGCATACTCATGGCTATTTCCCCAATTGTAGCTCAATTAAAAGGAGCCCGCAGAGAAAAGGAAATCCCTTTTTCCGTTAAACAAGGGGTTTATCTCGCGGTACTCTTAGCTGTTCTCATTGGTTCCATTGGGTTCTTTCTATTGGATCCCATTCTCTCACTCATGAACATTGAACCTTCTGTCCGATACGTAGCCAAATATTATTTAATCACATTAGGAATCGGAATCATTCCATTATTCATTTTCAATATCCTGCGCTCTTTTGTGGATGCTCTGGGGCTGACTCGGATTTCAATGGGCATTATCCTGCTTACACTCCCAACAAATATTTTATTTAATTACGTATTTATTTTCGGAAAATGGGGTGCGCCTGAGCTTGGAGGCGTCGGGGCAGGAGTTGCCTCTGCTCTTACCTACCTTGTATCTTTTATTTTAATTGTCCTTACCATCCACAAGCTCCATCCATTAAGGCATTATCGTATCTTCAGAGGATGGATAGTTCCTTCATTGAAAGAATGGTGGGCTCAGCTGAAGATTGGCGTCCCGATCGGGTTTGCGATCTTTTTTGAAACCAGTATATTTGCTGCTGTTACCTTTTTCATGACCGCTTATGATACCAATACCATCGCCGCTCACCAGGCAGCGATTAATTTCGCTTCCTTTTTATACATGATGCCTTTAAGTATTGCGTTTACTCTTACAATTGCGGTCGGTTTTGAAGCAGGAGCAGGGCGGTTTACAGATGCAAGAAGCTATTCCTATCTAGGTATAGGCACAGCTGTTGCCATGTCCGTGGTGGCTGGACTTGTCCTATACCTCATGGACGATTCAGTAGCCAGACTTTACAGTTCTAATGAAACGGTGATCGAATTGACGAAAAACTTTATTTTCTTTGCGATCTTCTTTCAACTGTCCGATGCTTTTGGAGCCCCTATCCAGGGAGTTCTCCGCGGTTATAAAGATGTAAACATAACCCTGGTCATGGCGTTCATATCCTATTGGGTAATCGGGCTTCCAAGCGGGTATCTATTAGCAAATTATACCAGTCTCGGCCCGTACGGATATTGGATGAGTTTGATTATCGGCCTGACAGTCGGAGCCATTGCTCTCTTGTTCCGCATGCTGTCCCTGCAGCGTAAGAACATCGTCAAGAAACAGCCAGCATAA